The DNA region tatatttaattttacatgATTTCTGAGAGACCAAAAAGAAGAATATGCCAATGAATATTAAGACAAATGAATCAATAGGGAGTTTTATGTTAGTGCATAGAGAAATTTTCAAATGCTCAGAAAATTAGTGGAAATATAAAGAAGTAATATAATCATCCTGAAGATGCTTATtttagaaaactaaagaataatacATGTTCAATTACATGGGACATGTGAGACCTGTTAGGGTATTTATAGGATTTCTTACCATGGTATTAGGCAAAAGGaccttgaagaaataaaaattttatggcATGATTTCATTGATCAGATGCATGCTGCAAAGCctgttcttttccctctttcaACCCTTAGGTAGTAGTTTTCATATCTAAGAGAGAATTTCATCTTCTTCCCCCTTTGTTCAATAGAGGGTGCATTTGGAGATGAAACATCTCAAACTTTAACTACTAAGAAAtcacttaatatattttttcatggacACCATTGCTTAAGAGTTTTGTCTAAAAACTGAATTTATGAATTAATAAGTCAGTACTATGTTTGAAATATTGTAAACTTATTGTTTGTTAAAAGGTTTTTTATGTAGGACAACAGCAGAAATAATTTGAGAAAATTTTAGATCtgaatttatgaaaatatttcaaataatttcataGAAAATACAAATCTGTTTGAGGGAAAGACAAACTACAATATTTGTAAGATATCTGTAAAAAGGATAATACCTTAATATGCAAAGTGTTCACATAGCATATAATAAAAAGGTGAAGAGCTCAACAGAAAACTGGGCAAAGGAAAGGCAATTgagagggaaaaatattttttttcataaattaaccttattaataattataaaatgcactaaaacaataaaatgcattttcatGTAGCAAAAAAGCAAGGATAAAAGTGTAATACCCTGTCTTGTCAAGCAAGGGTGAGATGAAATATACCCATGCATCATTTCAGTGAGATGAGCATTGGTTAAAATGATCCAAAAGTTTGTGGAGTACATATTTAAAATCATGTATCCTAAATAAATAACCTTTGTATGTACATAAAATTTTAACTAAAGGTAAATTTATCACAGAATTGTTAATAATAGGCTAAATTGAAATTATCCttataatgaaatataaaatatttctgatatattgttgAACAAGTTATAAACAATATGTACTGGATGCAGACTTTAAGTGGGATGAGTacaaatttttctattttgtaacTATGTTAATTTTCACCTGCAAATATTTAATGGTAAAGGGAACACAGGCATATGACTTAACATCTTAAAATCTACTTAACACCAACTACTGGCCAGGAAATTCTCAAAgtatttcaatttttataattctttttcttttcttctttttaggagccAAGGACACCAGAAGCATgtacacaaccactgagctacacctgctccactatAGTtcttttaatctttacaacaataCTATAAGGCACTACTATTATTTCTACCAATTTAGAGATGTGAatctgaacctttttttttttgtttaatttgtcTACGGTCACACCAATAGGAATTATAAAGAGAGTATTTAATATTTGCAAGTCTTACCCTAGAGCTTAACAGTCCTGTTTAGTAGGAATTTTGAAGTGGTAGAGATAAGGAGTAAAATTGTACTTTTAGACTATAGTCATCATGTTGCAAGACAGACATAAAAGTCAAGGATGCACAGTAAGAGAAAACAAATGATTGCATGCAATGTGTTACCGTGCGCTTAAGGGAAACTAAAGCATATAAGAATTTGATGAATGGGTTGTCTTTCTTCATTTAGCCTCACAGCCTATgatattatttccatttccattttacttttcaGGAGAATTTCTGAACTAGTCTCAGAAATTGGGTATCATGGACCAAGGAAATAACTCAGGAGTGACAGAATTTGTATTGCATGGACTTTCAGGCTCTAGAGAGATTCAACTtttctattttgcattttttacGCTTTTCTACTCATCCATTGTTCTGGGGAACCTCCTGCTTGTGCTCACGATCATCTCTGAACCTGCATtacacacacccatgtacttcctGCTCAGTAACCTCTCCTTCATTGATGTATGTCTGTCCAGCTTTGCCACCCCCAAAATGATTGTAGACTTCCTCTTGGAGCACAAAACCATCTCTTTTGAGGGCTGCATGGCacagatattctttctgcacgTCTTTGGTGCTGGAGAAATGATGCTCCTTGTGGCCATGGCCTATGATAGGTATGTGGCCATATGTCGACCCCTGCACTATGCAGCCATCATGAGTGTGCGCAAGTGCACAGGCCTCGTGGTGGGCTGCTGGGCCATTGGGGTTCTGCACTCGGTAAGTCAGCTGGTCTTCACAGTAAACCTTCCATTCTGTGGCCCCAATAAAGTGGACAGCTTTTTCTGTGATCTTCCCTTAGTTATCAGACTTGCCTGCACTGATACATATGTCCTCCAGATTCTGATGCTTTCAGACAGTGGTTTAATTGCCATGAGTTCCTTTGTGCTCTTGCTGATCTCCTATGTGGTCATCCTGGTCACTGTGAGACGTCGTTCCTCAGTGGGCATGGCCAAGGCACGGGCCACCCTGACTGCCCACGTCACTGTGGTGACCCTCTTCTTTGGGCCCTGCATTTTCATCTATGGCTGGCCTTTTGGCAATTTTCCAGCAGATAAGGTGCTCTCAGTATTCTATACTGTTTTCACCCCTCTCTTAAACCCCTTGATCTACGCATTAAGAAATAAGGAAGTACTATCAGCAATGCGAAAACTGAAGAGTCGACAAGTCAGTTCTTGATTGTATCCCAGCTTTCCTTTGTGATACATAACAGCCCATAATAAAAGCCAGGTTAGTgtaccttcctttttttctttgttttttaagtagttttatattacataaatgtttaataaaaaataaaggagcttcccatatacccatctcctctcccttccatacttttccacattagcaacacctttcattattgtggtacattttttacagttgatgCAGGATAAGGTGCATATTTCTATAGAATATGAAAGTTTTCATCCTCTTATAGGGATTTTTCTCATTGATAGAGACTAACCCTACAAACAAGAAAGTTTTAAACTCCCATCTTGGCGAATCCTGTTGTGTTTTCAATTTGAGGGCCATAAATCCCTTGAGAACTAAGCCGTgcctaataaaaacaaacagaccaatatgtcaaacccttagtattaatgcatgtaactatgaactttattcttaaaaaattgaatcttagtggttaccataagtTCCATGAGGAGGGCTAGGggagaatagatggaatataaggcatttttagggaattcaaattgttcttcatgattTTGCAATactggatacaggccattatacatttcatCAAATCCTTGCTAGTCAGATTATTTATATCTGATATAAGGAACTAAATGCttttagaggttttttttttgtatctgagAATGGTATTTCTTGCAATCCAAATTCTTACTACAAGGTATCCATGCTTAGAGATCAAATAATGATAGATTTGTTTGCCAAACTCATGAACTGAACTCAGAAACAAAAtggatttgtattttcctttaacCATGCTAAAAATAGCAAACTCTGTGTCCACTATTAATGTTCCTTTGTCTCATTGTATTAAAGAAGTTCACAATTGCCACTCAAAGTTGGTGTTTCAATGAccatatgcaaaaacatatatCTCTCGATATTCATTTTCACGAACACTGCTAATTATAGGCCTTTGCTCTCTATTTTTCCATGCCTTCTCTATACCATGTCTTCTAATCTATACCAACCAATAAAACATATTTGAGAATTTACATTTTTCAATGCTATTAAAAATTATAGGAAcattcttttgaattttcaagAGAAGTCTATATTTTCacacttaaattttttaaaaataaaatttttgaagtatttaattcacacatgaacatacatatacaataagtgtacagtaaaatttgtgaagctacaaaataatcatgtatatcatcatacatggctcccatacatctcccatCACCAACACGTTttttgttgtaaaacatttgttacaaaaagcgaaagaacattgtcaaaatattactatgaactatagcccatatcttacatttagtgtattttccctcaatgtacccaattattaacagcctatattagtattttatatttgttatcattcaagagagaacattctcatgtttgtcctgttaaccacagtccgtaaTCCACCACTCAGTTTCCtttgttatacagccccatgttttgtacaatccatttaaagtgtatactCAGTAATATATGTTAGGTCATTAGCCTAATATTAgccttatatttcaataaatataaaaatattgagatAATATGAAGCACCTTCTTAGATGATAATGGAATGaaagtagaaatcaataatagatgagaaaggggaaaattcTCAAATGCTtggaagctaaacaacatactcctgaacaatcagtgggtcaaagaagaaattgtaagtgaaatgagaaaatatattg from Dasypus novemcinctus isolate mDasNov1 chromosome 3, mDasNov1.1.hap2, whole genome shotgun sequence includes:
- the LOC101434364 gene encoding olfactory receptor 4K3-like → MDQGNNSGVTEFVLHGLSGSREIQLFYFAFFTLFYSSIVLGNLLLVLTIISEPALHTPMYFLLSNLSFIDVCLSSFATPKMIVDFLLEHKTISFEGCMAQIFFLHVFGAGEMMLLVAMAYDRYVAICRPLHYAAIMSVRKCTGLVVGCWAIGVLHSVSQLVFTVNLPFCGPNKVDSFFCDLPLVIRLACTDTYVLQILMLSDSGLIAMSSFVLLLISYVVILVTVRRRSSVGMAKARATLTAHVTVVTLFFGPCIFIYGWPFGNFPADKVLSVFYTVFTPLLNPLIYALRNKEVLSAMRKLKSRQVSS